The bacterium genome includes a region encoding these proteins:
- a CDS encoding TPM domain-containing protein has translation MFRFLLIATLLCFPVWSFSLEYPPPPKQPVNDYAGILSSQEKEELESMLRRHEEETSNQIVLAIFPSLEQESLEDYVNRLFERWKIGQQVDNNGVLLAIFLRERKIRIEVGYGLEGKLTDALSSRIIRNEIAPEFRAGRYASGIRAGLVAIQKAIAGQYKPVVRRDEPGSQLLSPGTIFILTLIFFYVIYRIRNQALYLPHDTYGRRRRRSDDDWFIFPGGGWGSGGGGGGGGGGFSGGGGSSGGGGASGSW, from the coding sequence TTGTTTCGGTTCCTGCTGATTGCAACACTGCTTTGTTTTCCAGTCTGGAGCTTTTCGCTGGAGTATCCGCCGCCGCCAAAGCAGCCCGTCAATGATTACGCCGGCATCCTCAGCTCGCAGGAAAAAGAGGAGCTCGAATCGATGCTGCGCCGGCATGAGGAAGAAACATCCAATCAAATTGTTCTTGCGATTTTTCCTTCACTCGAGCAGGAAAGTCTGGAAGATTATGTAAATCGTTTATTCGAGCGATGGAAAATCGGACAACAAGTAGACAACAATGGTGTGTTGCTGGCAATTTTTTTGCGGGAAAGAAAAATCCGAATCGAGGTTGGTTATGGCCTGGAAGGGAAACTCACGGATGCTCTTTCTTCGCGAATTATTCGGAACGAAATCGCGCCGGAATTTCGCGCAGGCCGATATGCTTCCGGAATCCGCGCGGGATTGGTCGCGATCCAGAAGGCGATTGCCGGTCAATACAAACCGGTCGTACGGCGGGACGAACCCGGAAGTCAGCTGCTTTCACCAGGCACCATCTTCATTTTGACTTTGATTTTTTTCTACGTCATCTACCGAATTAGAAATCAGGCTCTGTATTTGCCGCATGATACTTACGGACGCCGCAGACGAAGAAGTGATGACGACTGGTTCATTTTTCCCGGAGGCGGTTGGGGCTCCGGCGGCGGAGGCGGTGGTGGTGGTGGTGGATTCAGCGGCGGAGGCGGTTCGTCCGGCGGTGGCGGCGCAAGCGGGAGCTGGTGA
- a CDS encoding SIMPL domain-containing protein (The SIMPL domain is named for its presence in mouse protein SIMPL (signalling molecule that associates with mouse pelle-like kinase). Bacterial member BP26, from Brucella, was shown to assemble into a channel-like structure, while YggE from E. coli has been associated with resistance to oxidative stress.) yields MNMWIFAIVLAMVPLLLSAQEAAKPATAMIQVEGEAVVKTKPDRAQVDLGVTTQSPDAKTAAAQNAQKLDRVIQQLRSQVGQNLEIKTIGYSLSPNYVYPPQGGEPKITGYIANNVVQVQTDDLVQVGRVIDTAIKAGANNVQALRFLLKDEGAVQSEALTEAAKKARNKADALAGALGVKIVRILHVTEGGEPVVPIQARTFAMQEAKMDVATPVEPGTLEIQGKVTLTVEIH; encoded by the coding sequence ATGAACATGTGGATATTCGCGATTGTTCTTGCAATGGTGCCGTTGCTGTTGAGCGCGCAGGAAGCGGCAAAGCCGGCTACGGCAATGATTCAAGTGGAAGGGGAAGCGGTCGTGAAGACGAAGCCGGATAGGGCGCAGGTGGATCTTGGCGTGACCACGCAATCGCCGGATGCGAAAACCGCAGCCGCACAAAATGCGCAGAAACTGGATCGCGTAATTCAACAACTCCGGAGTCAGGTTGGTCAGAATCTGGAGATCAAAACGATCGGCTACTCCCTGTCTCCGAACTACGTTTATCCGCCTCAGGGTGGCGAGCCCAAGATTACCGGATACATAGCAAACAACGTAGTACAGGTACAAACGGATGATTTGGTCCAGGTGGGTCGGGTGATCGATACCGCAATCAAAGCGGGTGCAAACAATGTTCAGGCACTCCGGTTTTTGTTAAAGGACGAGGGTGCTGTCCAGTCAGAAGCCTTAACAGAAGCCGCCAAGAAAGCGCGCAACAAGGCGGATGCGCTTGCGGGCGCGTTAGGAGTGAAAATTGTTCGGATCCTCCATGTCACGGAAGGAGGGGAGCCGGTGGTTCCGATTCAAGCGCGCACATTTGCGATGCAGGAGGCAAAGATGGATGTTGCAACTCCTGTAGAACCCGGGACATTGGAAATCCAGGGAAAAGTCACTCTTACTGTTGAAATTCATTAG
- a CDS encoding DUF4349 domain-containing protein has protein sequence MKKLWILVIPILLLVAGFAFKSSSKRHSVTTSQIEFAKPASPEEEKQLVALGYVSDGGRKPEVTRKVIQSGEVTIQVKQYERFFEALQKRIGMMNGYVSNVQSQRSGDVVSSASLTLRVPPEQLHTVVSWLREQGLVITEKIQTEDISEQYYDLKARLENARRFETRLLEMLKSETGKLQDLILVEEKINQIREQIEQMEGKLRYYDALTSLATLSIQVQVESIYVPPQKPTFVRRAIDSAQESINALWSATQEGAILLIVILPWMIPAIGLFYIARFAFRNIRRNRKSVEAA, from the coding sequence ATGAAAAAGTTATGGATCCTTGTCATTCCGATTCTTTTGCTGGTCGCAGGATTCGCATTTAAGAGTTCTTCGAAAAGGCATTCCGTCACAACGTCACAAATAGAATTCGCAAAGCCGGCTTCTCCGGAAGAGGAGAAACAACTGGTCGCACTTGGATATGTTTCGGATGGAGGGCGCAAACCGGAAGTTACGCGTAAAGTTATTCAATCCGGCGAGGTGACGATTCAGGTAAAGCAATACGAACGTTTTTTTGAAGCTCTCCAAAAACGGATTGGGATGATGAACGGATACGTCTCCAACGTGCAAAGTCAAAGAAGTGGGGATGTTGTTTCTTCTGCCTCTCTTACGCTGCGTGTTCCACCTGAACAACTTCACACCGTGGTTTCCTGGTTGCGTGAACAGGGATTGGTGATCACCGAAAAAATTCAGACCGAGGATATTTCTGAGCAATATTACGACTTGAAAGCGCGTCTGGAAAATGCGCGCCGTTTTGAAACCCGTTTGCTGGAGATGTTGAAATCAGAAACCGGAAAGCTGCAGGACCTGATTCTTGTTGAAGAGAAAATCAATCAAATCCGCGAACAAATCGAACAGATGGAAGGAAAATTACGTTATTACGATGCGCTCACAAGCCTCGCAACACTATCCATTCAAGTCCAGGTAGAGTCGATTTACGTTCCGCCTCAAAAGCCTACATTCGTTCGTCGGGCTATCGATTCGGCACAAGAATCGATCAACGCGCTCTGGTCCGCCACGCAGGAAGGCGCGATTCTATTGATCGTGATTCTGCCGTGGATGATACCCGCGATTGGATTATTTTATATAGCGCGGTTTGCGTTCCGTAATATCAGAAGGAACCGGAAATCAGTCGAAGCTGCCTAA
- a CDS encoding glycosyltransferase family 39 protein: MYRGRLARGFLLFLLYVAFSLLTRGPFIPVEILDMDEAAHAVGSWTWMNGGLLYEDFINNKPPLLYVYYAFAQLLFGKGLLAVHWMTALLVVPLTAFAVSAFFDHEGTGISAALLYLLYGASFLAHDMQSTNAEILMVLPGAWAVVVVRKAEMSHSEGRMFLAGMLFGIGFLFKYQIALGILAVGTAALRTGSPRPVMQAGSLRSLVYLLAGFLLPAVITVLIFYHAGGTESLFYWLFWNNLLYSANPISWWEGTGRAASYLLPFLLVTLPLWWFWLRSRKLFDDYRRALTTGLVLISIPPLFVGFRFYPHYFIQLYFPLIIAAAPGIVESVRRRAVVAYSVALCLICTAVNVYLYYGNNNVYRERDPIYHKVAERLKADPCYPGATLFVWGYAPAFYYYAGLDPASRFVVMGQARLTGYVSGNLGSLGRPSSAGVPLHWDWLLSDLQEKRATYVLDTAPAAIYRWNRFPMEEFPRLQNYIAENFERIDVVEDVVIYRRRQCSNRGS; the protein is encoded by the coding sequence ATGTACCGCGGGCGTCTCGCCCGCGGATTCCTTCTTTTTCTTCTCTACGTAGCATTCAGTTTGCTGACGCGAGGGCCATTCATTCCCGTTGAAATTCTTGACATGGATGAGGCTGCGCACGCAGTCGGATCCTGGACCTGGATGAATGGCGGTTTGCTTTATGAAGATTTCATCAACAACAAGCCGCCACTGTTGTATGTCTACTATGCGTTCGCGCAACTTCTTTTCGGAAAGGGATTGCTTGCAGTTCATTGGATGACGGCGTTGCTGGTGGTTCCCCTAACAGCGTTTGCCGTTTCGGCTTTCTTTGATCACGAAGGAACAGGAATTTCTGCGGCACTGCTCTACCTGCTTTACGGCGCTTCTTTTCTAGCACACGACATGCAATCAACGAATGCTGAGATTCTAATGGTGCTTCCAGGGGCCTGGGCGGTGGTTGTCGTTCGCAAAGCAGAAATGAGCCACAGCGAAGGGCGCATGTTTCTGGCCGGAATGCTATTTGGAATCGGTTTTCTTTTTAAGTATCAAATCGCGCTTGGCATTCTGGCGGTAGGGACCGCAGCCTTGCGGACTGGAAGTCCGCGGCCCGTAATGCAGGCTGGAAGCCTGCGCTCCCTAGTTTATCTCTTGGCGGGATTTCTGTTGCCAGCAGTAATTACAGTTTTGATTTTTTATCATGCAGGCGGGACAGAGTCGCTTTTCTATTGGCTATTCTGGAACAATTTACTTTACTCTGCGAATCCGATTTCCTGGTGGGAAGGAACCGGCCGGGCGGCATCCTACTTGCTTCCTTTTTTGCTTGTGACTTTACCTTTGTGGTGGTTCTGGCTCCGGTCACGAAAACTGTTTGATGATTACCGGCGCGCGTTGACGACAGGACTCGTCCTCATTTCGATTCCACCGTTATTCGTTGGCTTCCGTTTTTATCCGCACTACTTCATTCAACTGTATTTTCCGCTCATCATTGCCGCAGCGCCCGGAATTGTTGAGTCCGTTCGAAGACGAGCCGTTGTTGCGTATTCAGTCGCGCTGTGTTTGATCTGCACTGCGGTTAATGTCTATCTTTATTATGGAAACAACAACGTTTACAGGGAAAGAGATCCGATTTATCACAAAGTTGCGGAGCGTTTAAAAGCAGATCCGTGCTATCCGGGCGCGACTCTCTTTGTGTGGGGCTACGCTCCTGCTTTTTATTACTATGCAGGTTTGGACCCGGCTTCCCGCTTCGTTGTGATGGGGCAGGCGCGTTTAACGGGATATGTTTCCGGCAATCTGGGAAGTCTCGGTCGTCCTTCTTCAGCGGGCGTTCCGTTGCATTGGGATTGGCTTTTGTCCGATCTCCAGGAAAAACGGGCTACGTATGTGCTCGATACCGCGCCGGCCGCAATCTACAGATGGAACCGTTTTCCAATGGAAGAATTTCCGCGATTGCAAAATTACATCGCCGAGAATTTCGAAAGGATCGATGTTGTGGAAGACGTTGTGATTTACCGCAGACGTCAGTGTTCTAATCGTGGATCTTGA
- a CDS encoding TPM domain-containing protein: protein MKRKEVPRLFFNEEEKKRIISAVEDAEKKTAAEIVVRLEKNCPGDPVERCRELLQSLRITSTRGRTGVIILISFQDHKAAVFGDQAIDQVIGQEGWRNICDQLVKGFKEGKPCDALCEAIQSLAEKLSANFPYTPEDINELPNEPSF, encoded by the coding sequence ATGAAGAGAAAAGAAGTACCCCGATTATTCTTCAATGAAGAAGAAAAAAAAAGAATTATCAGCGCGGTGGAAGATGCAGAAAAGAAAACTGCTGCAGAAATCGTGGTTCGCCTGGAGAAAAATTGTCCCGGTGATCCGGTCGAAAGGTGCCGCGAATTGTTGCAAAGTCTGCGCATCACTTCCACACGGGGCAGGACCGGAGTAATCATCCTTATTTCATTTCAAGACCACAAAGCGGCGGTGTTCGGAGATCAAGCCATCGATCAGGTGATCGGTCAGGAAGGTTGGCGCAACATCTGTGATCAGCTTGTAAAAGGATTTAAAGAGGGAAAACCTTGTGACGCGCTTTGCGAAGCCATTCAATCGCTTGCGGAAAAGTTGAGCGCCAATTTTCCATACACTCCGGAAGATATAAACGAGCTTCCCAATGAGCCCTCTTTTTAA
- a CDS encoding protein kinase: MDKIGRYPIVKKLGSGGMGEVFLAQDPLLDRKIAIKVLHEEFVSDPVRLARFKKEAKAASSLEHPGAAAIYEIGETEGIHFIAMQYVEGLTLGERISTEKPSFVRILDWAIQICEAIGEAHRMGIIHRDLKPQNIMITPQDQVKILDFGIAKTTHRQQVADPITDTGVIIGTVQYMSPEQALGKQIDPRSDIFSIGVLLYETVSGHLPFRGDNSTETLKKLLQDPPELFTRTNSSIPLEFERIILKCLEKEPVARYQSIQELLADLRNLKAERGGERPTTSMVRPAPKSRSWWAGMIALLFLAFAVIFFFQQKNHDIQSLAVLPFVNERSDPDLEYLSDGITDEIINKLSQVPQLKVLSRGTVFRYKGIEVDPRKVGKELSVDAVITGNFSRHEDQLRLTVSLVRTGDGSQIWGELYTRNLSDVQTLESQISKDISEKLPQKLTGEVREQISKQYTADTVAYQLFLEGRFHLNKRTRENFQLAIQSFQKAIARDPNYAAAYAGLADAFILLCNWGFLPPDQGFPKAKEAAAQALSLDKTLAEAHTSMAFILSTYEWKWREAEKSYLTAASLNPNYATAHQWYGLCLTLQGRFEEAMREIRLAQQLDPMSLIINANAGYTLYFAREYEQAISELEKVRELDPNFPLTYQILGYIYGQQGSPAKSVEVLTKAVDLAPDNLSFEADLAWAYALAGEAEKAQQMLDQLLRISINTYVPPFHLAGICVGLKDNDCALEWLEKAYQQHSDQITYIGKDPRFDPLRSDPRFQDLLRRIGL; this comes from the coding sequence ATGGACAAGATTGGACGTTATCCGATTGTTAAAAAGCTGGGATCCGGGGGAATGGGTGAAGTGTTTCTGGCACAGGATCCTCTGCTGGATCGCAAGATTGCCATCAAAGTCCTTCATGAAGAATTTGTTTCTGACCCGGTGCGCCTGGCGCGTTTCAAAAAAGAAGCAAAAGCCGCATCTTCGCTGGAACACCCGGGCGCTGCTGCCATCTACGAGATCGGAGAAACGGAGGGCATTCACTTCATTGCAATGCAATATGTGGAAGGACTCACGCTGGGTGAAAGAATTTCGACAGAAAAGCCTTCCTTCGTTCGCATCCTGGATTGGGCGATTCAGATTTGTGAAGCGATAGGGGAAGCACACAGAATGGGGATCATTCACCGAGATCTGAAGCCACAGAACATCATGATCACGCCTCAGGACCAGGTGAAGATTCTGGATTTTGGGATTGCCAAAACGACTCATCGCCAGCAGGTTGCCGATCCCATCACCGATACCGGCGTAATTATCGGAACCGTTCAATACATGAGCCCTGAGCAAGCGCTTGGAAAACAGATCGATCCGCGCTCCGATATTTTTTCCATCGGTGTTTTGTTGTACGAAACCGTAAGCGGCCACCTGCCTTTCCGCGGTGACAATTCCACAGAGACTTTAAAAAAGCTTTTGCAGGATCCGCCCGAACTTTTTACGCGAACCAATTCTTCAATCCCCCTTGAATTTGAGCGCATCATTCTAAAGTGTTTGGAAAAAGAACCTGTGGCGCGCTATCAATCGATTCAAGAGCTGCTCGCGGATTTAAGGAATCTGAAAGCGGAAAGGGGCGGTGAGCGACCGACCACTTCTATGGTTCGTCCTGCTCCAAAGTCACGCAGCTGGTGGGCCGGAATGATTGCGCTGCTGTTCCTTGCTTTTGCAGTCATCTTCTTCTTTCAACAAAAGAACCACGATATCCAGTCGCTTGCCGTATTGCCCTTTGTCAATGAACGGTCCGATCCTGATCTGGAATATCTCAGCGACGGAATCACGGACGAAATCATCAACAAGCTTTCCCAGGTGCCGCAATTGAAAGTTTTATCGCGCGGAACCGTATTTCGCTACAAAGGAATCGAAGTGGATCCACGCAAAGTAGGAAAGGAGCTCAGTGTGGATGCTGTCATTACGGGAAACTTTTCAAGGCATGAGGATCAGCTCCGCCTGACAGTCAGCCTTGTACGAACCGGGGATGGCAGCCAGATCTGGGGAGAGCTCTACACCAGGAATCTTTCTGATGTTCAAACATTGGAATCGCAGATTTCGAAGGATATTTCCGAAAAACTTCCACAGAAATTGACAGGGGAAGTTCGGGAACAAATTTCAAAACAATATACTGCCGATACCGTTGCTTATCAGCTCTTTTTAGAAGGCCGTTTTCATTTAAACAAAAGGACACGCGAAAATTTTCAGCTGGCGATTCAGAGTTTTCAGAAAGCGATCGCGCGGGATCCAAACTATGCTGCGGCTTACGCCGGCCTGGCCGATGCATTCATTCTGCTTTGCAACTGGGGTTTCCTGCCACCCGATCAAGGTTTTCCCAAAGCCAAAGAAGCAGCCGCGCAAGCACTTTCTCTGGATAAGACGCTTGCAGAAGCGCACACTTCGATGGCTTTTATTCTTTCAACCTATGAGTGGAAGTGGCGCGAAGCCGAAAAGAGTTACTTAACTGCGGCGTCTTTGAATCCGAACTATGCAACTGCGCATCAGTGGTACGGACTTTGTTTGACTTTGCAGGGACGTTTCGAAGAAGCGATGCGGGAAATACGATTGGCGCAACAACTGGATCCCATGTCGTTGATCATCAACGCGAATGCCGGCTATACACTGTATTTTGCTCGCGAGTATGAGCAGGCCATTAGCGAACTCGAAAAAGTCAGAGAACTGGATCCCAACTTTCCGCTAACATACCAGATCCTAGGCTATATTTACGGCCAGCAGGGGAGTCCCGCAAAGAGCGTGGAAGTGCTCACCAAAGCCGTTGATCTGGCCCCTGACAATTTGAGCTTCGAAGCGGACCTTGCCTGGGCTTATGCACTGGCAGGGGAAGCAGAAAAAGCGCAGCAGATGCTGGACCAGCTTCTCAGAATTTCGATCAACACTTATGTTCCACCTTTTCATCTGGCAGGGATTTGCGTTGGTTTAAAGGATAATGACTGCGCTTTGGAATGGCTTGAAAAAGCTTATCAGCAGCATTCGGATCAAATCACTTATATTGGAAAAGATCCCCGTTTTGATCCCTTGAGGAGCGATCCAAGATTTCAGGATCTCCTCCGCCGCATCGGCTTGTGA
- a CDS encoding Rieske (2Fe-2S) protein, protein MWIQTVPAEELERKGRVVFRNGARQFALMKLNGRVFALDNRCPHEGYPLSEGTVNVQDCVLTCNWHNWKFSLNNGENISGEDNVNVYETRQESGKVWIHVPEIPEEVLLDRSIRQLKKAFENQSYDRMVRELVRMHFHKLDPLHAVRKGMEWSWQKLEYGMDHAYAVTADWLVFYREFTEIDKRLICLSESLDYLAETSLRQPEFPYTTNRMDFTEEAFLQAIEREDEDAAIAMVNGALAAGLHFSELEEFFTDAALMHYQDFGHSLIYVSKISRLIDSLGVDMERFLLPSLVRSICSATREDLIPEFRKLSQMVGAGLVPALAGDHKGRPYDDLFGKSVDYCLSWVVEKSSHSSPEKMYDALLQTNAKNLLHFDMSFQFNYENNVSTNIGWLDFTHGLTFANAVRLQCTKFPRLWKQGLLQMACFSGRNHKYLDPNIAEEDWMVQDREEFFRQCIEQILDHGKSTPIYAAHYVKTFLAVRTEVNFASETCAKYMLAGLNRYFHSPLKEKHVRRTVLQALDLVGLDFRI, encoded by the coding sequence ATGTGGATTCAAACGGTACCTGCTGAAGAGCTGGAAAGGAAAGGGCGAGTTGTGTTTCGCAATGGCGCAAGACAATTTGCGCTGATGAAGTTGAATGGTCGCGTATTCGCGCTGGATAACCGCTGTCCGCATGAAGGTTACCCGCTCAGCGAAGGAACGGTCAATGTTCAGGATTGTGTATTAACGTGCAACTGGCATAACTGGAAATTTTCGCTGAACAATGGTGAGAACATCTCCGGCGAAGACAATGTCAATGTTTACGAAACCAGACAGGAGTCCGGCAAAGTTTGGATCCATGTTCCTGAAATACCGGAAGAGGTACTCCTGGACCGTTCGATACGACAGCTGAAAAAAGCATTCGAGAATCAAAGCTATGACCGGATGGTGCGTGAGCTCGTGCGCATGCATTTTCATAAGCTGGATCCGCTCCATGCGGTGCGAAAAGGGATGGAATGGTCCTGGCAAAAGTTGGAATACGGAATGGACCATGCTTATGCGGTTACTGCGGACTGGTTGGTTTTTTATCGCGAATTCACGGAAATCGATAAACGGCTCATCTGTTTGAGTGAATCCCTGGACTATCTTGCTGAAACATCTCTCCGTCAGCCGGAATTTCCTTACACAACGAACCGGATGGACTTCACAGAGGAAGCTTTCTTGCAGGCAATTGAAAGAGAAGATGAAGATGCCGCAATTGCAATGGTGAATGGCGCGCTGGCTGCCGGGCTGCATTTCAGCGAGCTGGAAGAGTTCTTTACTGACGCCGCTCTGATGCATTATCAGGATTTTGGCCATTCACTGATTTACGTCAGCAAGATTTCGAGGCTGATCGATTCGCTCGGAGTCGACATGGAACGATTTCTCCTTCCTTCACTTGTGCGATCCATTTGTTCTGCCACGCGCGAAGATCTAATTCCGGAATTCCGTAAGCTTTCCCAGATGGTAGGGGCAGGCCTTGTGCCTGCCCTTGCGGGCGACCACAAGGGTCGCCCCTACGATGACCTCTTCGGTAAATCCGTCGATTATTGTCTGAGCTGGGTTGTCGAAAAATCCAGCCACTCTTCGCCCGAAAAGATGTACGATGCCTTGCTGCAAACAAATGCAAAGAACCTTTTGCATTTTGACATGTCTTTTCAGTTCAATTACGAGAATAACGTTTCAACTAATATCGGATGGCTTGATTTTACTCACGGTCTAACTTTTGCGAACGCAGTTCGACTCCAGTGCACAAAGTTTCCGCGATTATGGAAACAGGGTCTGTTGCAAATGGCCTGTTTCAGCGGACGGAATCACAAGTATCTGGATCCAAATATCGCGGAAGAAGATTGGATGGTGCAGGATCGCGAAGAGTTTTTCCGGCAATGCATCGAACAGATTCTGGATCATGGGAAAAGCACTCCCATTTATGCCGCGCATTATGTGAAAACGTTTCTCGCTGTCCGAACAGAAGTGAATTTTGCCAGTGAAACATGCGCGAAGTATATGCTTGCAGGGCTGAACCGTTATTTCCACTCACCTTTGAAGGAAAAGCACGTACGAAGAACGGTCCTGCAGGCACTCGACCTGGTCGGCCTCGATTTCCGTATTTAA
- a CDS encoding helix-turn-helix domain-containing protein gives MKPVSQHLANSLTELRGKRRITQGQLAKLAGVPRSTIAHMESGEGNPTLSNLARIAAALQVSLEELLTPPRAICTLIKSRDLSRVKRGHGSTLLIRLLPDPIPGMLIDRMEIETGGRMGGVPHVTGTKEYFTCIEGEVTIYVAGKRYCVQEGDVLAFPGDQAHSYTNTGNKKAICLSVVALAPAGGLMEEA, from the coding sequence TTGAAACCGGTGAGTCAGCATCTGGCGAATAGCCTGACGGAGCTTCGTGGAAAGAGAAGAATCACGCAAGGACAGCTTGCAAAACTGGCTGGAGTGCCTCGTTCGACCATCGCGCATATGGAATCGGGAGAGGGGAATCCAACCCTCTCGAATCTCGCCCGGATCGCTGCCGCCTTGCAAGTCAGTTTGGAAGAATTGTTAACTCCGCCGCGCGCCATTTGCACGCTGATCAAGAGCCGCGATCTCAGCCGGGTCAAACGAGGACACGGCAGCACTTTGTTAATCCGGTTGCTGCCCGATCCGATCCCCGGCATGCTCATTGATAGAATGGAAATCGAAACCGGCGGACGCATGGGTGGAGTTCCTCATGTAACCGGCACCAAAGAATATTTCACATGCATCGAAGGAGAGGTTACGATTTACGTGGCAGGAAAGCGCTACTGCGTTCAGGAAGGAGACGTTCTCGCTTTTCCCGGCGATCAAGCGCATTCGTATACGAATACAGGAAACAAAAAAGCAATCTGCTTGAGCGTGGTAGCACTCGCTCCGGCGGGGGGTTTAATGGAGGAAGCATGA
- a CDS encoding glycosyltransferase family 2 protein: MDTGAKLSLVIPAYNEEENLPVLLKEISDAFPVRPKSWEVILINDGSTDRTEHVMLELKKQYPFVRVISLDRNYGLSTALDAGFRKATGEVVVSLDADLQNDPADIPKLLEKIPEYDVVIGIRVRRKDKFLKRISSRIANGIRDFTLKEKWQDTGCTLKAYKRPYIENLKLFHGLHRFLPTLLLMQNARILEMPVNHRQRIYGKSKYHLRNRLIGPFRDLLAVRWMKQRHFSYRMEEME, translated from the coding sequence ATGGACACGGGCGCAAAGCTCTCCCTTGTGATACCGGCGTACAACGAAGAAGAGAACCTTCCGGTACTGCTGAAGGAAATCTCTGACGCGTTTCCTGTGCGTCCCAAAAGCTGGGAAGTGATTCTGATCAATGATGGGAGCACCGACCGGACAGAGCACGTAATGCTGGAACTGAAAAAACAGTATCCATTTGTGCGAGTGATTTCATTGGATCGCAATTATGGATTGAGCACTGCATTGGATGCAGGGTTTCGCAAAGCCACAGGAGAAGTCGTGGTGAGTCTGGATGCAGATTTACAAAATGATCCTGCTGATATTCCGAAGCTACTGGAAAAAATTCCTGAATACGACGTGGTGATTGGGATCCGGGTCCGGCGTAAGGACAAATTCCTGAAAAGGATCAGCTCACGGATTGCGAACGGGATTCGCGATTTCACGTTGAAAGAAAAATGGCAGGATACGGGATGCACCCTGAAGGCATACAAACGCCCGTATATAGAAAACCTCAAGCTTTTTCACGGGTTGCACAGATTTCTACCGACGCTTCTGCTAATGCAAAATGCCCGGATTCTGGAAATGCCCGTGAATCACAGGCAAAGAATTTACGGAAAATCGAAATACCACCTGCGGAACCGGCTCATTGGTCCATTTCGTGATTTGCTCGCCGTGCGCTGGATGAAACAGCGCCACTTCAGTTACCGGATGGAAGAAATGGAATAA
- a CDS encoding lipid-A-disaccharide synthase N-terminal domain-containing protein translates to MTITSEKLWIAFGLAGQIIFGMRFVIQWIASERRKESYIPMFFWYLSLAGASILLTYAIHRRDPVFILGQTTGFIVYVRNIMLIYKKRWSKKDNGP, encoded by the coding sequence ATGACAATCACTTCTGAAAAACTATGGATCGCTTTCGGTTTAGCGGGTCAGATTATTTTCGGAATGCGGTTCGTGATTCAATGGATCGCATCGGAACGCCGCAAAGAAAGCTACATCCCGATGTTTTTCTGGTACCTCTCGCTCGCAGGCGCATCCATCCTGCTGACATATGCCATCCATCGCAGAGATCCCGTGTTCATCCTCGGTCAGACCACGGGATTTATCGTGTATGTTCGCAACATCATGTTGATCTACAAGAAAAGATGGTCGAAAAAAGATAACGGACCGTAA
- a CDS encoding UBP-type zinc finger domain-containing protein, which yields MTCGHVGCCESQQGHNTKHAMAANHPIIRSLPLSDSSFTWCYVCEDYV from the coding sequence ATGACCTGCGGCCATGTTGGATGCTGTGAATCACAACAAGGGCACAACACCAAACACGCAATGGCCGCGAATCATCCGATCATTCGGTCCCTACCACTATCAGACTCGTCTTTTACCTGGTGTTATGTGTGCGAAGATTACGTCTGA